Below is a window of bacterium DNA.
GCATTCCTTGCCGTTGGCGAAGGCGCGGATGTTCCCGTAGTTGCCGCGGCCCAGTTCGGTCTCGACGGTCTCGCGCACCACCGCCGAGTCCTCGGCGAAGAAGACGGTCTTGGCCGCCCGGCCGGCGAACAGGGGGTGGTCGGCGTCGGCGGCCACGGCGTTGCGGAGCTGGTCGCCGGGCAGGATCTCGGCCACGATCTTCTCGAGGTCGACGATGAGGATCTCGCGGTCCTCGATCTCCAGCGAGCCCGTGAACTTGCTGTCCGGGGTGTTGAGGAAGGCGCTGAGCGGGCTGATGGACTCCCAGCTCACCCGGTGGATGCGGTTGACACCGTCGACCAGGAATGCGGTCTTGCGGTTGTTGAACTCCATGACCAGCACGAGCCGGTTGTCGCTGTCGGCGCTTTCGGCGCCGATGACGGCGGCGGCGGTGCCACCGGCCTCCTCGATCGAGACGGGCGTGTCCATCTCCGCCCGCAGATCGACCAGGGTGATGCAGCTGTCGCGGAAGAGCAGCGTGCCCACGATGGAGGGATGGGAGAGCTGGATCTGCGTGACGCGCGAGGGATCGTACTGCTCGATCGCCTGGATCTTCAGCACGTTCACCCCGAAACTCTGGCTGTTCAGGACGAACTCGAGGATCTCGACCTCGTTGGTGCCCGACTCGAGCAGGATGCCTTCTTTCGCCATGGTCTTCCCTTCCTGGCCGTTCGTGTGTGCGTTCCCGCCGGGCCTGGTCAGCCGACGAGATTCAGTTTGTGCATGACGTCCTCGAGCAGGTAGCCGTCCTCGCCCGGCATGTTGAGGAACTGGGCGCCGACCTTGTAGAACGAGGGGTTGGCGTCGGGCTCGCACCAGACGACCTTGGCCTCGACGACGACGTCGGTCTTGTTGCGGGCCATGACCGGCAGGATGATGCGCAGCTTGTAGACCTTCCCGATCCGGGGCGGCTTCTTCGCCACCATCATCAGGCCGTCGGCGGTGATGTCCACGATGCGGCCCACGTACCCGCCCCGGGAGGCATCGTAGGCCTTGACCACGTGGGGGGTGTTCTTGCGGGGCCGATGGCGATAGTCTTCCATTGCCGTCCTTTCGGGCTCTGAGGTTCCTCTAGGATCATCGGCTTCCGGCGCGGGAACTTGAGCCCGGACGACGCCCGCGGCGGCGCCGCGGACCCCGCCGGTTGCCGGGGCGCGTCCGCCACGCTATCCTTGCGGAAATCATGGGATTGACGTGGCCGCGAGGAGGCTTCATGAGCGACCGTTTCGACATCAGGGTGGATTCCGAGGTGGGGCGCCTGCGCGGCGTGATCGTGCACGAGCCTGGGCCGGAAGTGGCCAACATGACCCCGGAAACCGCCGAACGGGCCCTCTACAGCGATATCCTGAACCTGACGGTGGCCCGGGCGGAGTACGCCCAGATGCTCGGCGTGCTGGAGAAGCGGGCCCGGATCCTCCGGGTCGGCGAGCTGCTGGGCGAGATCCTCGACAACGACCGCGTCCGGCGCGGGCTGGTGCGGCGCATCTGCGAGGCGGAGGGGGTGCCCGACGTGGCCGTCGACCTGCTGGAGGTCCCGTCGGCCGAACTGGCCCGGCTGCTGATCGAGGGCGTGGCGCTGCGCAAGGACAACCTGTCGCGCTTCCTCTCCCAGGACCGCTACAGCCTGCCGCCCCTGCACAACTTCTTCTTCACGCGGGACTCGGCGGTCGCCGTGGGCGATCGGGTGCTGATCAGCCGCATGGCGAACCGGGTGCGGGGACGCGAGACGCGGATCATGGAGGCGATCTTCGACTTCCATCCGCTCTTCGACGCCCGCACGGTGAATCCGGCCCGTCTCGGTGGCGCCGATCCTTCGGTGACCATCGAGGGGGGCGACATCCTCGTCGCCGGGCCGGAGGTGCTGGTCATCGGCTTCGGCGCCCGCACGACCCGTCAGGCCATCGACTTCCTGATCGAGCGGATCAAGGGCCTGGGCCGGCGCATGCACATCCTGGTGCAGGAGCTGCCGGAGTCGCCCGAGTCGTTCATCCACCTGGACATGGTCTTCACCTTCCTCGACGTGGACACCTGCATGGTCTTCGAACCGGTGATCATGCAGACGCACCACTTCGACACCGTCCACATCCACATCGAGGCCGGGCGCGTGGTGAGCATCCGCGAGGAGGACACCCTGCTGACGGCGCTGGCGCGGCTGGGGATCGCGGTCGAGCCGCTGTTCTGCGGGGGGCGGACCGACCGCTGGGTGCAGGAACGCGAGCAGTGGCACAGCGGCGCCAACTTCTTCGCGCTGGCGCCCGGGCAGGTCATCGGCTACGGGCGCAACACCCACACGGTCGACGAGCTGGCGGCGGCCGGATTCGCGGTCGTGCCCGCCGCCGACGTCATCGAGGGGCGGTCAGATCTCGAGCAGATCGGCCGCTGCGTCGTCACGATCGACGGCTCCGAACTGGCGCGGGGCGGCGGCGGGTGCCGCTGCATGACCATGCCGGTCGCCCGGGAACCCGTGGCCTGAGCCGCCGCCGCGGCGTCCGGCGCGCGGGGCGCCGGCGGCCTGGCCGTCGACGACGCCCTGGAGCTGCTTCACGAGATCCTGCAGCACGGCCGCCTGGGCCGAGAGCTCCTCGCTGGCCGCGGCCGACTCCTCGGCGCTGGCGGCGTTGGCCTGGGTCACCGCGTCGACCGTCGTCACCGAGCCGTTCACGTCCCGGACCTGGCGGGCCTGGGCGCTGTTGCTCTCGTCGACCTGGTGGGCCAGGTCGCCCACCGCCGTCACCTTCGCGGCGATCTCGGTCAGGATCCCCGATACCTCCTCCGAAACGGTGACGCCCTGGTTCGCGCTCTGGGCCGATTCCTCCAGCAACCGGTTCGTGTCGGCGGCGGCCTCGGCGCTGCGCTGTGCGAGGTTGCGCACCTCCTCGGCCACCACGGCGAAACCCTTGCCCGCCTCGCCGGCGCGCGCGGCCTCCACGGCCGCGTTCAGGGCGAGCAGGTTCGTCTGGAACGCGATCTCGTCGATGGTCTTGATGATGGTGGCCGTCTGGTCGGCCGAGTTCTTGATGCGGTCGATGGCCTCGCCCATGCGGCCCATGACCTGGCGGCCGTGGGCGGCGGCGTCGGCGGCCTCCTGCGACCGCGTGCGCACCTCGTTGGTGCGGGTGGCGTTGCGGGCGGTCTCCTCGGCCACATCGCCGAGGGTGCGGGCGATCTCCTGGAGGCTCTCGGCCTGGTCGATGGCCCCCTCGGCCATCCGGGTGCTCGACTGGGCCACGTGCTCGCTGGCCGACGACACCTCGCCGGAGTTGGCGCGCAGGTTGGTGATGACGCGGCGCACCGGATCGACGACCGAGCGGGTCACGACGAAGTAGAACACGCCCGAGCCCACGAGCAGGAGCACGAGGGTGGCGCCGATCTGCTTGAAGAGGCTGGCCCGGAGCATGGCGTCGACCGCGTCCATGCTCTGCAGGACCTCGAACGCCCCGTGCACTTCGCCGACCCGCCAGTTCTCCATGCGCGCGCCGGTGGGGTCGAGACCCTTGTCGTTGCCCCAGAGCTCGCGGCTGTCGGCCGGATCGCCGTGGCACAGCAGGCACTCGGCGGTCAGGTGGATGGGTTTGAAGTAGCGGATCCGGTTGGCTTCCTCGTCGAAGTGGACGTAGCTGGCCAGATTCTCGGTCTCGAAGCGGCGGAGCACCTCGGCTTCGAGTTCGTCGGGCATGTTCTCGGGGTTGCGGGGTTCGAACTTGGGGACGCGGAAGGTGTACCCTCCCTCGGCGGACTTGGCCATGGTCGTCTCCCAGGCCGACACCACGGGCACCGCCGCGATGACCCGCTCCATCTCGCCGTTGGCGGCCCACTCCTGGAGCATCTCTTTCGAGAAGAGGCCCAGGTCCCACTTGGCGGCCATGTTCTCGCGGGCGGACTCGGCGGCCAGCACCACGCTCTGCGCCTTGTCGACGTAGAGGCCGAACGCCTGTTCCCGCGCATCGCGGTAGGAGACGACGTTCAGCACGGTCGCCAGGATCACGAACCCGACGACACCGACGATGACGATTTTCATGCGCAGATCGATTCTCATGATTCCTCTCCGGGACGGAAGGGGCCCTGGGCGAGAGAATTCCGAGTGGATCCTGTATCGGGGAGTTGAGCGAAATCTTTATCGAATTCGGTGGATCAGGGCCCTGCGTTGTTGCGGGGGGCGGGCCGTGGTACATTGGGGACGACCGGGAACGCGCGTTTTCCGGCCATCCGGAGGCGCTCCCGACCAGCCGGCGCCCGCACCCGCAGCTCATTTCCGGTTCGCGGCGCCCCCGGCGGTGCCGAAAGCACCGTCCGGGAGGGTCCCGTGTCCCACGCCGTCGCCCGACTCCTGAACTTCAAGTCCGGTGAGATGCCGTTGGCCCTGCGGTCGGCGGCCTTCTACTTCACCGTCCTCTGCGGCTACTTCTTCCTGCGGCCCGTGCGCGAGGCCATGGGCGTCTCGCGGGGCATGGGCGACCTGCGCTGGTTGTTCATCACGACCTCGGCGGTCTCGCTGGTCATCGTGCTCGTCTTCGGCGGGGTGGTCAGCCGCACCGATCGGCGCCGATTCATTCCCGTCGGCTACGGGTTCGTGGTCGTGTGCCTGCTGGTCTTCGCCGGGCTGCTGACCGTCGACGCGTTCGCCGGCGGCGGGCTGATCGGCTCGGACGCCGAGACCGGGACCGCGCGTGCGGTCGGGTACACCTACTACGTGTGGCTGAGTGTCATCAGCCTCTTCGTGAACAGCCTGTTCTGGTCGTTCATGGTCGACGTCTTCGATGCCGACCAGGGCAAGCGGATGTTCGCCTTCATCGGCATCGGGGGCACCCTCGGGGCGCTCGTCGGCGGTTGGGCCACGACGACGGTCAGCGGGCTGACCGACTCGGTGCACCTGCCGGCGGGGTTGATGCTCGTGGGTGCGGCCCTCTTCGCTGGGTCCATCGCGCTCATGCTGGACCTGGACCGGCAGGCGGTGGCGTCGCGCCACTCGCGCCTGGGGGCGGACGTGTCCGGCGGCGGGAGCGCGGCGCCCGTCGGGGGCCAGTTCTGGACCGGCCTGACGACCCTCGTCCGGTCGCCCTACCTGCTGGGGATCGCCCTCTACATCATGCTGATGGCGGTCTCCAATACCCTGATCTACTTCACCCAGGCCAGCATCATCCTCGAGAGCACCGACACCTTCAGCCAGCGTGTGGGCAGCTTCGCCCAGTTCGACATGCTCGCCCAGCTGGCGACCCTGCTGACCCAGATCTTCGTGACCACGCGCCTGATCCAGCGCCTGGGCGTGGGCGGGACGCTCCTGGTCATGCCCCTGGTCACGGTGCTCGGCTTCGCCGTGCTCGCCGTCTGGCCCCTGTACGGGGTGATGATGATCTTCGCCGCCCTGCACCGGGCCTCCCGCTACGCCGTGTCGCGCCCCGCCCGGGAGACGCTCTTCAGCGTCGTGCCGGCCGAGACCAAGTACAAGGCGAAACCGTTGATCGACGTGTTCCTCTACCGCGGTGGCGACGTGGCCGGGGCCGGCCTCGAGGGCGGGCTGAAGGCGGCGGGGCTGACCATCGCCGGTCTGGCCTGGGCCACGGTGCCGCTGGCCGGGGTGTGGGGCGTGCTCTGCCTGGCGCTGGGCCGGGCGCAGCAGCGGAAACTGGCGGGAGAGCCGTCCGG
It encodes the following:
- a CDS encoding chemotaxis protein CheV; the encoded protein is MAKEGILLESGTNEVEILEFVLNSQSFGVNVLKIQAIEQYDPSRVTQIQLSHPSIVGTLLFRDSCITLVDLRAEMDTPVSIEEAGGTAAAVIGAESADSDNRLVLVMEFNNRKTAFLVDGVNRIHRVSWESISPLSAFLNTPDSKFTGSLEIEDREILIVDLEKIVAEILPGDQLRNAVAADADHPLFAGRAAKTVFFAEDSAVVRETVETELGRGNYGNIRAFANGKECFDAISALRTESGGASLAGRIDVLITDIEMPAMDGLALCRALKSDPATREIPVIIFSSLINEQIARKCEEVGADAYITKPQFKELVNLLDAHTAAPEPALA
- a CDS encoding PilZ domain-containing protein; this encodes MEDYRHRPRKNTPHVVKAYDASRGGYVGRIVDITADGLMMVAKKPPRIGKVYKLRIILPVMARNKTDVVVEAKVVWCEPDANPSFYKVGAQFLNMPGEDGYLLEDVMHKLNLVG
- a CDS encoding arginine deiminase, whose protein sequence is MSDRFDIRVDSEVGRLRGVIVHEPGPEVANMTPETAERALYSDILNLTVARAEYAQMLGVLEKRARILRVGELLGEILDNDRVRRGLVRRICEAEGVPDVAVDLLEVPSAELARLLIEGVALRKDNLSRFLSQDRYSLPPLHNFFFTRDSAVAVGDRVLISRMANRVRGRETRIMEAIFDFHPLFDARTVNPARLGGADPSVTIEGGDILVAGPEVLVIGFGARTTRQAIDFLIERIKGLGRRMHILVQELPESPESFIHLDMVFTFLDVDTCMVFEPVIMQTHHFDTVHIHIEAGRVVSIREEDTLLTALARLGIAVEPLFCGGRTDRWVQEREQWHSGANFFALAPGQVIGYGRNTHTVDELAAAGFAVVPAADVIEGRSDLEQIGRCVVTIDGSELARGGGGCRCMTMPVAREPVA
- a CDS encoding DUF3365 domain-containing protein encodes the protein MRIDLRMKIVIVGVVGFVILATVLNVVSYRDAREQAFGLYVDKAQSVVLAAESARENMAAKWDLGLFSKEMLQEWAANGEMERVIAAVPVVSAWETTMAKSAEGGYTFRVPKFEPRNPENMPDELEAEVLRRFETENLASYVHFDEEANRIRYFKPIHLTAECLLCHGDPADSRELWGNDKGLDPTGARMENWRVGEVHGAFEVLQSMDAVDAMLRASLFKQIGATLVLLLVGSGVFYFVVTRSVVDPVRRVITNLRANSGEVSSASEHVAQSSTRMAEGAIDQAESLQEIARTLGDVAEETARNATRTNEVRTRSQEAADAAAHGRQVMGRMGEAIDRIKNSADQTATIIKTIDEIAFQTNLLALNAAVEAARAGEAGKGFAVVAEEVRNLAQRSAEAAADTNRLLEESAQSANQGVTVSEEVSGILTEIAAKVTAVGDLAHQVDESNSAQARQVRDVNGSVTTVDAVTQANAASAEESAAASEELSAQAAVLQDLVKQLQGVVDGQAAGAPRAGRRGGGSGHGFPGDRHGHAAAPAAAPRQFGAVDRDDAAADLLEI
- a CDS encoding MFS transporter; this translates as MSHAVARLLNFKSGEMPLALRSAAFYFTVLCGYFFLRPVREAMGVSRGMGDLRWLFITTSAVSLVIVLVFGGVVSRTDRRRFIPVGYGFVVVCLLVFAGLLTVDAFAGGGLIGSDAETGTARAVGYTYYVWLSVISLFVNSLFWSFMVDVFDADQGKRMFAFIGIGGTLGALVGGWATTTVSGLTDSVHLPAGLMLVGAALFAGSIALMLDLDRQAVASRHSRLGADVSGGGSAAPVGGQFWTGLTTLVRSPYLLGIALYIMLMAVSNTLIYFTQASIILESTDTFSQRVGSFAQFDMLAQLATLLTQIFVTTRLIQRLGVGGTLLVMPLVTVLGFAVLAVWPLYGVMMIFAALHRASRYAVSRPARETLFSVVPAETKYKAKPLIDVFLYRGGDVAGAGLEGGLKAAGLTIAGLAWATVPLAGVWGVLCLALGRAQQRKLAGEPSGRGR